The following proteins are co-located in the Sphingomonas panacis genome:
- the pdeM gene encoding ligase-associated DNA damage response endonuclease PdeM has translation MVRFSFANFELVALAQGALFWPARAALIVADLHFEKASWFAMRGQMLPPYDSLATLADLTALATATGAAEIWCLGDSFHDSAGCERLPDAAQDMLRALAATRRWTWITGNHDSRLIDRCGGEVVEEAVVDGLVLRHEAVAGETRAELSGHYHPKLRLRVRGQSISRRCFVATPTKLILPAFGSLTGGLDAGHPEIVRAVGLGAEALVPVENRLLRFPIAA, from the coding sequence ATGGTTCGCTTTTCGTTCGCAAATTTCGAGCTGGTCGCGCTCGCGCAAGGCGCGCTGTTCTGGCCGGCGCGGGCGGCGCTGATCGTCGCCGATCTGCACTTCGAAAAAGCGAGCTGGTTCGCGATGCGCGGGCAGATGCTCCCGCCCTATGATTCGCTGGCGACGCTGGCGGACCTGACCGCGCTGGCGACCGCGACCGGTGCGGCGGAAATCTGGTGCCTCGGCGACAGCTTCCACGACAGCGCCGGGTGCGAGCGCCTGCCGGACGCGGCACAGGACATGCTGCGCGCGCTGGCGGCCACGCGCCGGTGGACGTGGATCACCGGCAACCACGATTCCCGGCTGATCGATCGCTGCGGCGGCGAGGTCGTCGAGGAAGCGGTGGTCGATGGGCTGGTGCTGCGCCACGAGGCGGTGGCGGGCGAGACGCGCGCCGAACTCTCCGGCCATTACCACCCCAAGCTGCGGCTGCGCGTGCGCGGCCAGAGCATCTCGCGCCGCTGCTTCGTCGCGACGCCGACCAAGCTGATCCTGCCGGCGTTCGGGTCGCTCACCGGCGGACTCGACGCCGGCCATCCCGAAATCGTTCGTGCGGTTGGCCTGGGCGCCGAAGCGCTGGTGCCGGTCGAGAACCGGCTGCTGCGGTTTCCGATCGCGGCGTAA
- a CDS encoding class I SAM-dependent methyltransferase, which translates to MPLTLSTTGDRSPAPARRPSQQALFLRGFLKHPVMVGSVVPSSQRLIRQMLSRVDWAKTKLFVEYGPGVGTFCQPILDRLAPDATLIAIDTNPDFIDHLRDEIRDSRFIAHLGSAADVQAIIAEHGFESADYVLSGLPFSTLPAGVGESIASATHEVLRPGGAFLVYQFRARVRDFLAPDFKRIDHGFEWWNVPPAHLFWAWKD; encoded by the coding sequence ATGCCGTTGACCCTCTCGACAACCGGTGATCGATCGCCAGCGCCGGCGCGCCGGCCATCGCAGCAGGCGCTGTTCCTGCGCGGATTCCTCAAGCATCCGGTGATGGTGGGTTCGGTCGTTCCCTCCTCGCAGCGGCTGATCCGGCAGATGCTGTCGCGGGTGGATTGGGCCAAGACCAAGCTGTTCGTCGAATACGGCCCCGGCGTCGGCACCTTCTGCCAGCCGATCCTCGACCGGCTCGCCCCCGACGCGACTCTGATCGCGATCGACACCAACCCCGATTTCATCGACCATCTGCGCGACGAGATCCGCGATTCGCGCTTCATCGCGCATCTCGGTTCGGCCGCGGACGTCCAGGCGATCATCGCCGAACACGGCTTCGAGTCGGCCGATTACGTATTGTCGGGCCTGCCCTTCTCGACGCTGCCGGCGGGCGTCGGCGAATCGATCGCCAGCGCGACTCATGAGGTGCTTCGCCCCGGCGGCGCGTTCCTCGTCTACCAGTTCCGTGCGCGCGTGCGCGATTTCCTCGCGCCCGATTTCAAGCGGATCGACCACGGCTTCGAATGGTGGAACGTGCCCCCCGCGCACCTGTTCTGGGCGTGGAAGGACTGA
- a CDS encoding antibiotic biosynthesis monooxygenase family protein, protein MDQDRTGQTLVIFLSARIATDDLGYAAAAAEMAELVARQPGYRGVESTRGSDGFGITVSFWADAASALAWRAHPRHSEIRELGRGRWYESYEVIVAEATRGYRWSK, encoded by the coding sequence ATGGATCAGGATCGCACCGGGCAAACACTCGTCATCTTCCTGTCGGCGCGCATCGCCACCGACGACCTTGGCTATGCCGCGGCGGCGGCGGAGATGGCGGAACTCGTCGCGCGGCAACCCGGCTATCGCGGCGTCGAGAGCACGCGTGGGTCCGACGGGTTCGGCATCACCGTCAGCTTCTGGGCCGACGCGGCGAGCGCGCTGGCGTGGCGTGCGCACCCGCGCCACTCCGAAATTCGCGAGCTTGGGCGGGGGCGGTGGTATGAATCCTATGAGGTGATCGTGGCTGAGGCGACGCGTGGCTATCGCTGGTCGAAATGA